From the genome of Synechococcales cyanobacterium T60_A2020_003:
AACTCACTCAACTTTATGACCGCACGATGCCAGGAGAGGTGGGCTATTTTTCGAGGTGCCCAAATGTTTTGAGATTTTTAAGTGGGATAAGGCTTCTCCTCGGTCTACCTCGCAGGGATAAGCTATCCCTCCCTCACCAATAACGCCACGGCATAGGCGGAAATTCCCTCTTCTCGACCCACAGGGCCAAGCTTTTCATTCGTCGTCGCCTTAATCCCAACCCGTTCGGGCTCTATGCTCAAAGCAGTGGCAAGGCGATCGCGCATGGCGGCAATGTGGGGCTTGATTTTGGGGCGTTCGGCCACGATTACCGTATCCAGATTGCCAATCTGCCAGCCTTTATCAGTGATGAGTTGATGCACCTGCATGAGGAGTTGAATACTGTCTGCCCCTGCCCATTGGGGATCCGTTGGTGGAAAGTAGTGACCAATATCACCGAGGCTAAGGGCTCCTAGCATCGCATCCATAATCGCATGGGTCAGCACATCAGCGTCACTGTGACCAAGTAAGCCAAGGTCATGGGGAATGTTGACGCCGCCCAAAATGAGTGGGCGATCGCTCACCAAGCGATGAATGTCATAGCCATTACCAATCCGGATGTTCATGGAGAGATCCCCGCGCAGGTCAGCGCGTCTTCAAATTTCCATCCTGCATTCTACTCTGATGCCGTCCCCTCTGATGCCGTATCTTCTGCGGCTTCTCCGTGGCGTGCTAACCAAGCGGCGTACAAATCGGGACGGCGATCGCGCGTGCGCTGGATCTGCTGCTCATGCCGCCATTGGGCGATCGCGCCATGATTACCCGAACGCAACACCTCTGGCACTTGCCAGCCACGAAACTCGGCAGGGCGGGTGTACTGGGGATAGTCTAACAGCCCATCTTCAAAACTTTCTGTCTTTAGCGATTCCACTTTGCCCACGGTTCCCGGTCGGAGGCGCACCACACCGTTAACTAAGGCCAGCGCCGGGATTTCCCCACAGGTCAGCACAAAGTCGCCCAAGGATACTTCCCGGGTGACTAAATTCAGCACCCGCTCGTCTACGCCTTCATAGTGGCCGCAGATGATCACGATCTGGTCATAGTTCGTCGCCAGTTCTTGAAACAATGCCTGGTTCATGGGTTGCCCTTGGGGTGTCATCAGCAACACTTCCCGCCGAGGCAAAACAGGTAAGGATTCAACCGCAGCAAAAATCGGCTCTGGCTTCATCAGCATCCCAACGCCGCCACCATAGGGTTCATCATCCACGCGATGGTGCTTGTCGGTGGTGAAATCACGGGGATTGGTTAACGTGACCATTGCAATCTCCTTGGCAATCGCCTTTCCCAACAGTCCTGACTGGAGGGGGGAGCTAAAAAAATCAGGAAACAACGTCACAATATCAATCTGCATGAATCTATCCGATGAACTAATCCATTAATACCGTCTATGGAATCTCGAAAAATGCTGTAAAAACGCCAAATTCAAAATCTAAATCCTATTCCGCGAAAGCTAGCGCTACGAGTGCCTGTAGACGAAGATCCCCATCGTTAACTAGAATAAGTGTTCCTGAACACTTGATCGAAAGCTTAAATTTTGATTAAAAACTTGGGATGATACCATCATCAGATTGGCTCTGGCTGGAGAGGGGTGCCCCATTATCCAGCGTGTGGAAGCCTGGGGATCATGGAGTTTATGGCAGCTTTTTGCTGTATTGATGCCGCGATCGCTCTACACTGAGTTGAGAATGCGATTCCGCAAACGTTCACCCTTGAGTCATCAAACGAAAGGCTAATCTCCTGACGTTAGGTGATTCATCCCATCGCGTACTCGCTAGTATAATCAGCAGTTCCTAAATCAATCCGTCGTTTAGGAACCGTGGGCAGTTCGGTGAATTAAGGGTGATCCCCATGAATAAGCTAATGGAGCAATTGATCAAGTTCCTGCCCAAGCGCGATATCATGCTGCAACTAGAGACCCAATTTCTTCAGCAACGAATGCCCCAAACCACGAAAACAGCCGTCATGGTAATCGGCGGAGCCGAGGACAAAATCCACGGGCGTCAGATTCTACAAACATTCTTTGGACGTTCAGGCGGCTCCGATGCCCATATTGCCATTATTCCCTCTGCCTCTCGTGAGCCAGCGATTATTGGCGATCGCTACCGCACTATTTTTCAGGACATGGGAGCGAAAACGATCGATATCCTCGACATTCGCGAACGCTGGGAAGGGGAGAAGCCAGAATGGATGGACATTGTGGAAGCCTGTACGGGGGTTTTCATGACCGGGGGAGATCAACTTCGCCTCTGTGGGTTGCTCACCGACACCCCCATTATGGATCGCATTCGGGTGCGGGCGCAGTTGGGTGAGATTACCCTGGCCGGAACCAGTGCAGGGGCAGCGGTCATGGGGGAATACATGATTGCAGGGGGCGGTAGCGGCGAATCCCCAAATCGGTCGTTGGTAGACCTCACGATGGGGCTGAGCATTTTGCCAGAACTGTTGGTGGATCAGCATTTCCACAACCGAAATCGAATGGCGCGGCTCATGAGTGCGATCGCCACCTATCCCGATCGACTCGGCATTGGCATTGACGAAGATACCTGTGCCCTTTTTGAAGGAGATGGGCTAGTGCAGGTGATTGGGCGGGGTACGGTCACCATCGTGGATCCGGCTGAGTTATCGTACACTAACCAGTCCGATGTGGATACAACGGATCCGCTTAGCATTCACAACCTCAGGGTTCATGTTCTCAGTCATGGTGACAGCTATGATATGCACAAGCACAATGCGATCGCCCATAAGTAGCGCTATCGGCTGCTATTGTTTCAGAATTGCTTAGGGCGAGTTTATGCACCATGTCTCCCTACGCTTACTTGCTTTCTGCCTTGAAGGAATTGGTATTGTAATTGCCAGTCTCAACAATGCAGAATAACAGCCTCTCAATCGCCATGTATCGGCTCTGCCTACCTTGATAACTTCTCTCACAACTGTTCACTGCGAACAGTTCAGTTGTTTTCTGACACCGGACACTGAACTATAGGGACGTTCATTGAGGTTTGTACCGTCCTCCCTTTCTATACCTGCCTCGTCTCCTGACGATCTATCGATACCTATGAAGATTCTCAAGACCCAAACCCTCCGCGGCCCAAACTATTGGAGCATTCGATATCCCAACCTTATCGTTATTCGTCTGGATCTTGAGGACGTTGCTGATCGTCCATCTAATGAGTTGCCGGGGTTTTACGAAGGATTGGTAAAAGCCCTGCCCAGCTTGATCGAGCATTACTGCTCTCCGGGGTATCGGGGTGGCTTCCTGCAACGGGTGCAGGAGGGCACGATGATGGGGCACATCGTTGAGCATGTGGCCTTGGAACTGCAAACCTTGGCTGGCATGGATGTTGGATTTGGTCGCACTCGGGAGACGTCTACCCCCGGCGTGTACCAAGTCATCTTTCAATACGTTGATGAGCAAGCAGGACGATACGCCGCACGAGCTGCCGTCCGTCTTTGCCAAAGCATTATCGACCTCGGATACTACCCTCAAGAAGAGCTAGAACAGGATTTGCGGGACTTACAAGAGCTGTGTTCCCAGGCATCCCTTGGCCCCAGTACAGAGGCCATTGTCAAAGAAGCCGAGGCCCGGGGGATTCCTTGGACACAGTTGAGCACCCGCGCCATGATCCAATTTGGCTACGGTGTCTATCAAAAGCGGATTCAGGCGACCCAAACCAGCCATACTGGAATTCTGGGGGTTGAACTGGCCTGTGACAAAGAAGGGACGAAGCGCATCCTCGGCGAGGCGGGCGTTCCAGTGCCTCGAGGTGTCGTGATCTACTACATGGATGAGCTAGAGGAGGCCATTGAAGATGTGGGTGGATTCCCCATCGTGATTAAACCCCTGGATGGCAACCACGGGCGCGGAATTACCATCAACATCAATTCCTGGGAATTGGCAGAGCAAGCCTACGATGCGGCTCAAGCGGAAGCGAAAACCCGTGGCGTGATTGTGGAACGGTTCTACCGGGGGCAGGATCACCGAGTTTTGGTGGTCAACGGTAAAGTGGTGGCCGTGGCCGAGCGAGTCCCGGCGCACGTTGTTGGAAATGGTTCCTCCACCATTGCGGAATTGGTCGAGGAAACGAACCGCGATCCGCGACGGGGTGACGGCCATGAGAATATTTTGACTCGGATTACCGTGGATCGAAATTCATGGCAACTGCTCGAACAGCAGGGCTACACCCTAGATACCGTTTTGCCTGAGGGAGAGGTGTGTTACCTCAAAGCCACGGCAAACCTGAGCACAGGCGGCATTGCCATCGATCGCACCGATGACATCCCGAAAACGTGTGGATCGCTCAACGCATCGCCAAGATCATCGGTTTAGACATTGCGGGGATTGATGTGGTCACTCCCGACATTTCTAAGCCCCTGCGCGAAGTGGATGGCGTGATCGTCGAAGTGAACGCCGCTCCTGGCTTCCGGATGCACTTCTGCCCCAGCGAGGGACTGCCCCGCAACGTGGGTGCCCCCGTGATTGACATGCTGTTTCCGCCGGGAACCCCGTCTCGTGTTCCCATTGTGGCGATTACGGGTACCAACGGTAAAACTACCACCACCCGCCTCATTGCCCACATCTTCCGGCAGACGGGACAAGTGGTTGGCTACACTACTACGGACGGAATTTACATTGGGGATTACGGGGTTGAGAAGGGGGACACCACTGGGCCGCAGAGCGCTCAGGTGATTCTCCAAGATCCAACCGTGGAGGTAGCTGTTTTGGAAACGGCACGGGGTGGGCTGTTGCGCTCAGGGCTAGGTTTCCAGACCTGTGATGTCGGTGTTGTTCTTAACGTGGCGGCGGATCACCTGGGGATTGGCGATATCGATACCGTGGATGATCTGGCTCACTTGAAGAGTGTGGTGGTGGAAACGGTACGTCCCAACGGCTACGCCATCCTGAATGCGGATGATCCGCGGGTGACGGCCATGGCGCAACGAGTAAACGCTCAGATTGCTTACTTTTCCATGAATCCAGAGAATGAGGTGGTGCGATCGCACACCCAGAAGGGCGGACTGGCGGCGGTTTACGAGAATGGCTATCTGTCGATTCTGAAGGGCGATTGGACGCTGCGAATCGAGCAAGCGATTAACATTCCACTCACCATGGGGGGACGGGCACCCTTCCAGATTGCCAATGCCCTAGCCGCAAGCTTGGCGGCTTTTTCCCACGGGGTAGGCATTGATCCAATCCGGGCAGCGCTGGCGAGCTTTGAGGCATCGGCGAACCAAACCCCTGGCCGCATGAATCTCTTTAACTTGGGACATTTCCATGCCCTGATTGACTACGCCCATAATCCGGCTAGCTATGAAGCCCTGGGAGCCTTTATTCGCAATTGGCAGGGTGAGCGCATTGGGGTTGTGGGTGGCCCTGGCGATCGCCGTGATGAAGACTTTGTGACCTTGGGTGCTCTGTCTGCGGGGATCTTCGATCGCATTGTCGTGAAGGAAGACGATGACACCCGGGGACGGCCTCGCGGGGATGCGGCTCGCCTGATTGTGGAAGGCATTGCCTCTATCCAGCCATCGTTGACCTACAACGTGATTTTGGACGAAACGACAGCCATTAACACGGCGCTAGATACGGCGTCGTCTGGTGCGCTAGTGGTGATTTTGCCGGAAAGTGTATCCCGCGCGATTGGCTTAATCAAGCAGCGGAATCCGGTTGATGAGTCTAAGCCGATGACGACCCCGGTTGCAGTACCGACCCCTGCTATAGAGACTACGGTTGTGAGCCAAAGTGTAGTGGCAGGCTCAGA
Proteins encoded in this window:
- a CDS encoding 2-C-methyl-D-erythritol 2,4-cyclodiphosphate synthase — translated: MNIRIGNGYDIHRLVSDRPLILGGVNIPHDLGLLGHSDADVLTHAIMDAMLGALSLGDIGHYFPPTDPQWAGADSIQLLMQVHQLITDKGWQIGNLDTVIVAERPKIKPHIAAMRDRLATALSIEPERVGIKATTNEKLGPVGREEGISAYAVALLVREG
- the trmD gene encoding tRNA (guanosine(37)-N1)-methyltransferase TrmD, coding for MQIDIVTLFPDFFSSPLQSGLLGKAIAKEIAMVTLTNPRDFTTDKHHRVDDEPYGGGVGMLMKPEPIFAAVESLPVLPRREVLLMTPQGQPMNQALFQELATNYDQIVIICGHYEGVDERVLNLVTREVSLGDFVLTCGEIPALALVNGVVRLRPGTVGKVESLKTESFEDGLLDYPQYTRPAEFRGWQVPEVLRSGNHGAIAQWRHEQQIQRTRDRRPDLYAAWLARHGEAAEDTASEGTASE
- a CDS encoding cyanophycinase produces the protein MLQLETQFLQQRMPQTTKTAVMVIGGAEDKIHGRQILQTFFGRSGGSDAHIAIIPSASREPAIIGDRYRTIFQDMGAKTIDILDIRERWEGEKPEWMDIVEACTGVFMTGGDQLRLCGLLTDTPIMDRIRVRAQLGEITLAGTSAGAAVMGEYMIAGGGSGESPNRSLVDLTMGLSILPELLVDQHFHNRNRMARLMSAIATYPDRLGIGIDEDTCALFEGDGLVQVIGRGTVTIVDPAELSYTNQSDVDTTDPLSIHNLRVHVLSHGDSYDMHKHNAIAHK